Proteins encoded in a region of the Inquilinus sp. KBS0705 genome:
- a CDS encoding ChbG/HpnK family deacetylase: MKKLFTLTIIAAFALTASAQTQTYAEKLGWPKGARVIILHVDDAGMSHESNLGVEEATSVGVSTSTSVMMPCPWVPEFKAYLDKHPALDAGLHLTLTSEWDNYRWGPLAGKPAVPGLVDKQGAMWPSVEAVYFRATGDEVDKEIRAQYDRALAMGFKPTHLDSHMGTLFAKDAFMEKYLQLGIEKQVPVMFPGGEDLFFRAEARAATIAALKKQGKYTEGMNIPEPAALSKAKAIGEMLWKNGLPVLDDLHNSSYDWNMPDIQHKTDKQIQKWYTDHYIESIGRLSPGLTMVIMHCTDPSPNFDRISDTGKKRKGDLLAMTDPRLREFLKQQGFILTTWREVMERRVKAGKE; encoded by the coding sequence ATGAAAAAACTATTCACATTAACCATAATTGCTGCCTTTGCCCTTACCGCAAGCGCGCAAACCCAAACCTATGCCGAAAAACTAGGCTGGCCAAAAGGCGCCAGGGTTATCATTTTGCATGTAGATGACGCGGGTATGTCGCACGAGTCGAATTTGGGGGTAGAGGAGGCCACATCTGTTGGCGTATCAACATCAACCAGTGTGATGATGCCATGCCCCTGGGTGCCCGAGTTTAAGGCTTATCTGGATAAACACCCCGCGCTGGATGCCGGCTTGCATTTAACCCTTACCTCCGAGTGGGATAATTACCGCTGGGGACCGTTGGCGGGTAAACCTGCTGTACCTGGTTTGGTAGATAAGCAAGGTGCCATGTGGCCATCGGTAGAGGCAGTTTATTTTAGGGCCACCGGCGACGAGGTGGATAAAGAGATACGTGCGCAGTACGACCGCGCCCTGGCCATGGGCTTTAAGCCTACGCACCTCGATTCGCATATGGGTACTTTGTTTGCCAAGGATGCCTTTATGGAAAAATACCTGCAATTGGGTATCGAAAAGCAGGTGCCGGTGATGTTCCCCGGCGGCGAAGACCTTTTCTTTCGTGCCGAGGCAAGGGCAGCTACCATAGCCGCATTAAAGAAACAAGGTAAATACACCGAAGGTATGAACATACCCGAGCCGGCTGCCCTTAGCAAAGCAAAGGCAATAGGCGAAATGCTTTGGAAGAACGGCCTGCCCGTACTGGACGACCTGCATAACAGCAGTTACGACTGGAATATGCCCGATATTCAGCATAAAACAGATAAGCAGATCCAGAAATGGTATACCGACCATTATATAGAAAGCATCGGTCGCCTGTCGCCGGGGCTGACGATGGTAATTATGCATTGCACCGACCCATCGCCAAATTTCGATCGCATCAGCGATACCGGTAAAAAACGCAAGGGCGACCTGCTGGCCATGACCGACCCGCGCCTGCGCGAATTTTTAAAACAACAAGGCTTTATCCTCACCACCTGGCGCGAAGTAATGGAGCGCAGGGTAAAGGCAGGGAAAGAGTAG
- a CDS encoding DUF5009 domain-containing protein: protein MTQKPERSISLDVFRGMTICFMIIVNTPGSGATAFPPLEHAAWFGFTPTDLVFPSFLFAVGNAMSFTTKKLEALSTGAAVFRIVKRGLLIFLIGYLMYWFPFFDFGKGGATFRPFADTRVMGVLQRIGLCYMFASLIIYFVKSKAAVIWISLSLLFGYWVLLMVYGDPAAPYGMLTNAGTYLDKFVLGDSHLYHGEGVAFDPEGILSTLPAIVNVICGYYVGKFLQEKGKGYETIAKLALLGAVFIFAALTWNMSFPIGKKLWSSPFTLLTVGIDMIILSALVYAIDIQKWKRGNWTSFFITVGKNPLPVYILSEILPIALYMIMIGGKPFFFWINEHFFQVVAPGPIGSLFFAICYMLVCWSFGKFLEKRNIHIRV, encoded by the coding sequence ATGACCCAAAAACCTGAAAGGTCCATCTCGCTTGATGTATTTCGCGGAATGACCATTTGCTTTATGATCATTGTAAATACACCCGGCAGCGGTGCTACGGCTTTTCCGCCGTTGGAGCATGCAGCCTGGTTTGGCTTTACCCCAACCGACCTGGTGTTCCCTTCGTTTTTATTTGCAGTAGGTAACGCCATGAGCTTTACCACTAAAAAATTGGAAGCCTTAAGCACCGGTGCTGCCGTTTTTAGGATTGTTAAACGCGGGTTGCTCATATTTTTGATTGGATACCTGATGTACTGGTTCCCGTTTTTTGATTTTGGTAAGGGAGGCGCAACCTTTCGCCCATTTGCTGATACAAGGGTAATGGGTGTATTACAGCGCATTGGCCTTTGCTATATGTTCGCATCGCTCATCATCTACTTTGTTAAATCGAAGGCGGCGGTAATATGGATAAGCCTTTCGCTTTTATTTGGCTATTGGGTATTGTTAATGGTTTACGGCGACCCGGCGGCACCATACGGCATGCTGACCAACGCGGGCACTTACTTAGATAAATTTGTATTAGGCGACAGCCACCTGTATCACGGTGAAGGCGTTGCCTTTGACCCCGAGGGTATATTAAGCACCCTGCCTGCCATTGTAAACGTTATATGCGGTTATTATGTAGGCAAGTTTTTGCAGGAAAAAGGCAAAGGGTACGAAACCATTGCCAAATTGGCCCTGCTGGGTGCGGTGTTCATCTTCGCGGCGCTCACCTGGAACATGAGTTTCCCGATAGGTAAAAAACTATGGTCGAGCCCCTTTACCCTGCTTACTGTGGGTATAGATATGATCATCCTGTCGGCATTGGTATATGCCATTGATATTCAAAAATGGAAACGCGGCAACTGGACCTCTTTCTTTATCACTGTAGGTAAAAACCCACTGCCGGTTTATATCCTGTCGGAAATATTGCCTATAGCGCTATACATGATCATGATAGGCGGCAAACCATTTTTCTTTTGGATAAATGAACATTTCTTCCAGGTGGTGGCACCGGGGCCAATAGGGTCGTTATTCTTCGCCATTTGCTATATGCTGGTATGCTGGAGCTTTGGTAAATTTTTGGAAAAAAGGAATATTCATATAAGGGTGTAA
- a CDS encoding MBL fold metallo-hydrolase, translated as MTITFLGTGTSQGVPVIACQCEVCTSADALDRRLRTSVLIESEDKTIVIDSGPDFRYQMLRARVMHLDAIVFTHEHKDHVAGMDDIRAYNYKQSGPVDIYADNRVQQALKREFPYIFDDKGYPGIPQINLHTIGLQPFDIGSVHFTPIEVMHYKLPVLGFRIKDFTYITDAKTVSEAEKEKMRGTKILVINALQKEKHISHFTLAEAIAFAQEIGAEQTYFTHISHRMGLHSRINPELPAGMYLAYDGLELEI; from the coding sequence GTGACCATAACTTTTTTAGGAACCGGAACTTCGCAGGGTGTACCTGTTATTGCCTGCCAATGCGAGGTTTGTACCTCGGCCGATGCGCTGGATAGGCGCCTGCGCACCTCTGTTTTGATAGAGAGCGAAGATAAAACCATTGTGATAGACTCGGGGCCCGATTTTAGGTACCAGATGCTAAGGGCAAGGGTAATGCACCTTGATGCCATTGTTTTTACACACGAGCATAAAGACCATGTAGCCGGTATGGACGATATAAGGGCCTACAACTACAAGCAGAGCGGCCCGGTAGATATTTATGCCGACAACCGTGTGCAACAAGCCTTAAAGCGCGAATTTCCGTATATTTTTGATGATAAGGGCTACCCCGGCATACCACAAATAAACCTGCACACCATTGGCCTGCAGCCATTTGATATTGGATCGGTGCACTTTACCCCTATCGAGGTGATGCACTATAAGCTGCCGGTGCTGGGTTTCCGGATAAAGGACTTTACTTATATTACCGATGCCAAAACCGTATCGGAGGCCGAAAAAGAGAAAATGCGGGGCACCAAAATACTGGTGATAAACGCCCTGCAAAAAGAGAAGCACATATCGCACTTTACCCTTGCCGAAGCAATTGCCTTTGCGCAGGAAATTGGTGCCGAACAAACCTACTTTACCCACATTAGCCACCGCATGGGCCTGCATAGCCGAATAAACCCGGAGTTGCCCGCCGGTATGTATCTGGCTTACGACGGACTTGAACTGGAAATTTAG
- a CDS encoding BLUF domain-containing protein: MKNIVYLSTAVKLMSDADLIDILRVARAQNAENRISGVLLYSEGTFLQVLEGDDANVNAIYANIQKDKRHKNLITLLDEPISQKSFSDWSMGFSSPQQEKVNQLVGFLTSTDKITADTNTSAAISTLKTFIESNKLAISY; encoded by the coding sequence ATGAAGAACATTGTATACCTGAGCACCGCTGTAAAATTAATGAGTGATGCAGATTTGATTGATATATTGCGGGTTGCGCGCGCACAAAATGCCGAAAACCGTATCAGCGGCGTATTGCTTTACAGCGAGGGTACCTTTTTACAGGTGCTTGAGGGTGACGATGCAAACGTTAACGCCATATATGCTAACATACAAAAAGACAAAAGGCACAAAAACCTTATTACCCTGCTTGACGAGCCTATAAGCCAAAAAAGCTTTAGCGATTGGTCAATGGGATTTTCATCGCCCCAACAAGAAAAAGTTAATCAACTGGTAGGCTTCCTTACCTCAACCGATAAAATTACCGCCGATACCAACACCAGCGCGGCCATAAGCACCCTAAAAACCTTTATAGAAAGTAATAAGCTGGCTATTAGCTATTAA
- a CDS encoding glycoside hydrolase family 5 protein yields the protein MMKKIAVVLFFCAALCQAIVAQSQTPVAVNGALKVKGNQIVNKKGVPPQLRGISLSWSLWAGRKYYNADVIDWLAKDFKASIIRASMGVQPAGGYLQQPDSQKQLIVNVVDQAIKDGVYVLIDWHDHNSHLHIPQSKAFFAEMAKKYASVPNVIYEIWNEPERVNWDTIKNYALQVIPEIRKYDKTGLIIVGSPHWDQDVDIAAASPITGFKNIAYSFHFYASDNNHQDGLRAKANKAIQLGLPLMVTEWGVGESNGNGVFDLAMNKKWIDWMESNHLSWANWNVTDKQETTALLQPGAPANGGWTAEQLTPSGRYVKEMLLLLNK from the coding sequence ATGATGAAGAAGATAGCTGTTGTATTATTTTTTTGCGCCGCCTTATGCCAGGCTATAGTTGCGCAAAGCCAAACACCTGTAGCCGTTAATGGGGCGCTAAAGGTAAAGGGCAATCAAATAGTAAATAAAAAAGGTGTACCGCCGCAATTAAGGGGCATCAGCCTGTCGTGGAGCTTGTGGGCAGGGCGTAAATACTATAATGCCGATGTAATAGATTGGCTGGCTAAGGATTTTAAGGCTTCCATTATCCGTGCATCAATGGGCGTGCAGCCGGCTGGCGGCTATTTGCAGCAACCCGATTCGCAAAAGCAACTGATCGTAAACGTGGTTGATCAGGCTATAAAAGATGGCGTGTATGTATTGATAGACTGGCACGACCATAACAGCCACCTGCATATACCGCAATCGAAAGCGTTTTTTGCCGAAATGGCCAAAAAATACGCAAGCGTGCCCAATGTTATTTACGAGATATGGAACGAACCTGAACGTGTTAACTGGGATACCATTAAAAACTACGCGTTACAGGTAATACCCGAGATACGGAAGTACGACAAAACGGGATTAATTATAGTAGGTAGCCCGCATTGGGATCAGGATGTGGATATTGCCGCCGCCAGCCCTATAACCGGGTTTAAAAATATCGCCTATTCGTTTCACTTTTATGCTTCGGACAATAACCACCAGGATGGTTTAAGGGCCAAGGCCAATAAGGCCATACAATTAGGCTTACCGCTAATGGTTACGGAGTGGGGTGTGGGCGAATCAAACGGTAATGGCGTGTTTGATTTGGCCATGAACAAAAAGTGGATTGACTGGATGGAAAGCAACCACCTAAGCTGGGCCAACTGGAACGTAACCGATAAGCAGGAAACTACCGCTCTGTTACAACCCGGCGCACCTGCCAATGGCGGCTGGACAGCCGAGCAGCTAACACCATCGGGCAGGTATGTAAAAGAAATGTTACTGCTGCTAAACAAATAG
- a CDS encoding alkaline phosphatase family protein produces the protein MKKYSFILVMLAICLNTFGQVQIPDTTQHIIASRKKSLKQQKKPYVILISADGFRWDYAKKYNAKNLLRLSGQGVSAASMLPSYPSVTFPNHYALVTGLYPSHSGLVNNTFYDRDKKDSYSMSNKPKVADSSWYGGSPLWVLAEQQKLLSASFYWVASEAAIKGVRPSYYYVYNEKIAMHNRIAAVVNWLKLPPAQRPHLITFYLPQVDLAGHLYTPDAPETEKEVLFVDSAINELNKAVNATGLKVNFVFVSDHGMTAVDKDNPIGIPAAIDTAKFKISGDGILVELYAKNKADIPAAYQQLVNGAKGYKVCLKTNIPAKLHYGATDDWHNRIGDILLIPEWPKVFNLYGKKINPGWHGYDPTVVKDMHATFYAWGPAFKNGRQIPTFKNVDVFNLIADILALKHQKVDGDEWLAKRVLKK, from the coding sequence ATGAAAAAATACAGCTTTATATTGGTAATGCTTGCCATTTGCCTGAATACCTTTGGGCAGGTACAAATACCCGATACCACCCAACACATCATAGCCAGCCGCAAAAAGAGCTTAAAGCAGCAAAAAAAGCCTTATGTTATCCTTATATCTGCCGATGGTTTCCGCTGGGATTACGCAAAAAAATACAACGCCAAAAACCTGCTGCGTTTAAGCGGGCAGGGCGTAAGCGCGGCATCAATGCTGCCCTCATACCCATCGGTAACCTTCCCTAACCACTACGCGCTGGTAACGGGCCTGTACCCCTCGCACTCGGGCCTGGTAAACAACACCTTTTACGACAGGGATAAAAAAGACAGCTACAGCATGAGCAATAAGCCAAAAGTGGCCGATAGCAGCTGGTATGGCGGCAGTCCGCTTTGGGTGCTGGCCGAGCAGCAAAAACTACTTTCGGCGAGCTTTTACTGGGTAGCATCAGAGGCGGCCATAAAGGGTGTTCGCCCCAGCTATTATTATGTGTACAACGAAAAGATAGCTATGCACAACCGCATAGCAGCGGTGGTAAACTGGCTAAAGCTACCCCCGGCACAGCGCCCGCATTTAATTACCTTTTACCTGCCCCAGGTTGACCTTGCCGGCCACCTGTACACCCCCGACGCGCCCGAAACAGAAAAAGAGGTGCTGTTTGTAGATTCGGCCATCAACGAGTTGAACAAGGCTGTAAATGCCACCGGGCTTAAGGTAAACTTTGTGTTTGTATCAGACCACGGCATGACAGCCGTTGATAAGGATAACCCCATTGGCATACCCGCAGCTATTGATACCGCGAAGTTTAAAATATCTGGCGATGGTATATTGGTAGAGCTTTATGCCAAAAACAAAGCCGATATACCAGCCGCTTACCAGCAGTTGGTTAATGGGGCTAAAGGCTATAAGGTTTGCCTTAAAACCAATATACCCGCCAAACTGCACTACGGCGCTACCGACGACTGGCATAACCGCATAGGCGATATACTGCTGATACCCGAATGGCCGAAGGTATTTAACCTGTATGGCAAGAAAATAAACCCCGGCTGGCACGGTTACGACCCTACAGTGGTAAAAGATATGCATGCTACCTTTTATGCCTGGGGACCGGCCTTTAAAAACGGCAGGCAAATACCCACCTTTAAAAACGTTGATGTGTTTAATTTGATAGCCGATATACTGGCCCTAAAGCACCAAAAAGTTGACGGTGATGAATGGCTGGCAAAGCGGGTGCTGAAAAAGTGA
- a CDS encoding amidase: protein MQRRNFLKTGSLAGLTLSTLISASCSPSSTDKKTADNTTQPTDDFELNEATIDSLQQMMKSGSHTSRSITELYLKRIDAIDKNGPKLNSVIELNKSALDMADAMDKERKKGKIRGPLHGIPVLIKDNIDTGDNMHTTAGALALGDNFAKQDAFIAHKLREAGAVILGKTNLSEWANFRSSHSTSAWSSRGLQTKCPYVLDRNPSGSSAGSGAAAAANLCAVAIGTETDGSVVSPSSVNGLVGIKPTVGLWSRTGIIPISKTQDTAGPMTRTVKDAAILLGALAGVDTNDSYTLHSKAEKDYTKFLDINGLKGKRVGIEKIENPGAAMDKIMKEAIEVLKKQGAEVVEVELNKRLKDIGNAEFLVLVYEFKDGVNSYLSKANSKMKSLVDVAAYNKQNEDKAMPFFKQETIELANTKGDLNSKEYLDALKKSQGISRKAIDDILKENKLDAICGPTNGFAGCIDLINGDYDNGFSFSGPAAMAGYPHITVPMGAWHELPIGISFFGTAWSEGELLKLAYAYEQASKKRIAPKFRENLFA, encoded by the coding sequence ATGCAACGCAGAAACTTCTTAAAAACAGGCTCATTAGCCGGATTAACGCTTTCTACACTCATAAGCGCCTCATGCTCGCCATCATCAACAGATAAAAAAACAGCTGATAATACCACCCAGCCTACCGATGATTTTGAACTGAACGAGGCCACTATTGATAGCCTGCAGCAAATGATGAAAAGCGGCTCGCATACCTCCCGCTCCATTACCGAATTGTACTTAAAACGCATTGATGCCATTGATAAGAACGGCCCAAAGCTTAACTCGGTTATCGAACTTAATAAGAGCGCGCTGGACATGGCCGACGCAATGGACAAAGAGCGTAAAAAAGGTAAAATACGCGGCCCATTGCACGGAATACCCGTTTTAATAAAAGATAACATTGATACCGGCGATAATATGCACACGACTGCCGGTGCCTTGGCCTTAGGCGATAACTTTGCCAAACAGGATGCCTTTATAGCCCATAAACTGCGCGAAGCGGGTGCCGTAATTTTAGGTAAAACCAACCTGAGCGAGTGGGCAAACTTCCGCTCGTCGCACTCTACCAGCGCCTGGAGCAGCCGTGGCCTGCAAACCAAGTGCCCCTACGTGCTGGACAGAAACCCAAGCGGTTCAAGCGCCGGATCAGGTGCTGCGGCAGCGGCCAATTTATGCGCCGTAGCCATAGGTACCGAAACGGATGGTTCGGTGGTTTCACCATCATCGGTAAACGGTTTGGTGGGTATAAAACCAACTGTAGGCTTATGGAGCCGCACAGGTATCATCCCTATATCAAAAACACAGGACACCGCCGGCCCAATGACCCGTACCGTTAAAGATGCAGCCATTTTGCTGGGCGCATTAGCCGGTGTAGATACTAACGACAGCTACACACTACATAGCAAAGCTGAAAAGGACTATACCAAATTTTTAGACATTAACGGCTTAAAAGGTAAGCGTGTAGGTATCGAAAAGATTGAAAACCCAGGCGCAGCAATGGATAAAATAATGAAAGAAGCCATTGAGGTTTTGAAAAAGCAAGGCGCCGAAGTGGTGGAGGTTGAACTGAACAAGCGCTTAAAAGACATTGGAAACGCCGAGTTTTTGGTATTGGTGTACGAGTTTAAAGATGGAGTGAACAGCTACCTTAGCAAAGCCAACAGCAAGATGAAAAGCCTGGTTGATGTAGCTGCTTACAACAAACAAAACGAGGATAAAGCGATGCCGTTTTTTAAACAGGAAACCATTGAATTGGCCAACACAAAAGGCGACCTTAACAGTAAAGAATATCTGGATGCGCTAAAAAAATCGCAAGGCATTAGCAGAAAAGCTATTGACGATATATTAAAGGAAAACAAACTGGATGCCATTTGCGGCCCTACAAACGGCTTTGCCGGCTGTATAGATCTTATTAACGGCGACTATGATAACGGGTTCTCTTTTTCGGGCCCGGCAGCAATGGCAGGCTACCCCCACATTACCGTACCCATGGGTGCATGGCACGAATTGCCGATAGGCATATCCTTTTTCGGCACGGCCTGGAGCGAGGGCGAATTACTTAAACTGGCCTATGCCTATGAGCAGGCCTCAAAAAAACGCATTGCACCTAAATTTAGGGAGAATTTATTTGCGTAG
- a CDS encoding helix-turn-helix transcriptional regulator, translating to MPTPIPKKILARRHEIMADYIKELDKHLDDVMHDRVTDMFEIRDFAEILHIHPTHLTNTIKLTTGKPPCWYFEDKLMAIAKDMLQQNIPIKQIAYKLTFDPSNFTKFFKRFGGITPKEYKERVFGEELN from the coding sequence ATGCCAACGCCCATCCCGAAAAAGATACTAGCACGCCGCCACGAGATAATGGCCGATTATATAAAGGAGCTGGATAAGCACCTGGATGATGTAATGCACGACCGCGTGACAGATATGTTTGAAATACGCGATTTTGCCGAAATACTGCACATACACCCTACCCACCTTACCAATACCATTAAACTAACTACCGGCAAACCACCATGCTGGTATTTTGAGGATAAGCTTATGGCTATTGCTAAAGATATGCTGCAGCAAAATATCCCCATTAAACAAATTGCCTACAAGCTTACCTTCGACCCATCTAACTTTACCAAGTTTTTTAAGCGCTTTGGGGGAATAACGCCTAAAGAGTATAAAGAGCGTGTATTTGGAGAAGAACTGAACTAA
- a CDS encoding SDR family oxidoreductase, which translates to MEPTNKIALITGGSRGLGKNTALKLAQNGNHVIITYRSKQQEAEEVVKQIKAQGLKAAALALDTGKVSTFDAFKEQLTAVLKEKFERDSFDFLINNAGIDAASPFAQTTEADFDNLFNVHFKGVYFLTQTLLTTIANGGRIINLSTGLTRFATPGYAAYASMKGAIEVFTKYLAKELGSRGIAANLVAPGIIETDFTKRAFDSHPGMHDFISSITALGRPGQPDDIGGVIAFLCTEDARWINAQRIEASGGMFL; encoded by the coding sequence ATGGAACCGACAAACAAAATTGCATTAATAACAGGCGGCAGCAGGGGCCTTGGTAAAAACACCGCGTTAAAACTGGCCCAAAATGGCAACCACGTTATTATCACTTATCGTAGCAAACAGCAAGAAGCCGAAGAAGTAGTAAAGCAAATTAAAGCACAGGGACTAAAAGCAGCCGCTTTAGCTTTAGATACCGGCAAAGTAAGCACTTTCGATGCCTTTAAAGAGCAGTTAACCGCAGTACTAAAAGAAAAGTTTGAAAGAGATAGTTTCGATTTTTTGATAAATAATGCCGGTATCGATGCCGCATCGCCATTTGCGCAAACCACCGAAGCGGATTTTGACAACCTGTTTAATGTGCATTTTAAAGGCGTGTACTTTTTAACTCAAACGCTGCTAACTACCATTGCAAATGGTGGCCGCATTATCAACCTGTCTACAGGTTTAACACGCTTTGCCACACCGGGCTATGCGGCATACGCATCAATGAAAGGCGCTATAGAGGTATTCACCAAGTACCTGGCTAAAGAGTTAGGCAGCCGCGGTATTGCTGCCAATTTAGTAGCACCGGGCATTATAGAAACCGACTTTACAAAACGCGCTTTTGATAGTCACCCCGGTATGCACGATTTTATCTCGTCGATAACCGCATTAGGCCGCCCGGGGCAGCCGGATGATATTGGTGGCGTCATAGCCTTTTTATGCACCGAAGATGCCCGCTGGATAAACGCGCAGCGCATAGAGGCTTCGGGCGGTATGTTTTTATAA
- a CDS encoding DUF72 domain-containing protein: protein MEFGRVTDSELALTDFTLPPDPEFTLQTLRESNAVAPLKVHAGCAKWGRKEWVGQIYPLKTKDANFLDEYVKHFNCIELNATFYQVYGPATIEKWKAKADVNPEFRFCPKFSQSISHIRRLKNAEDITTTYYEGIMAFGDKLGPLFLQLSDNFTPKSLPELTTYLEHLPTDVPVFVELRHKDWFAVPQNKEAVFSLFKRLNIGAVITDASGRRDCLHMMLPTPHAFIRFVGNSLHPTDYARCDEWVDRIVQWKDLGLQSVWFFMHQHDERYSPELCDYVIDKLNQKLGTSIPRPQFISEQKGLFG, encoded by the coding sequence ATGGAATTTGGCCGAGTTACCGATAGCGAATTAGCTTTAACAGATTTTACCCTACCCCCCGACCCTGAGTTTACCCTGCAAACCCTAAGGGAAAGCAACGCAGTAGCGCCATTAAAGGTGCATGCAGGTTGCGCCAAGTGGGGCCGTAAAGAATGGGTAGGCCAGATATATCCGTTAAAAACCAAGGATGCCAACTTTTTAGATGAGTATGTAAAGCATTTTAATTGCATCGAGCTGAATGCCACCTTTTACCAGGTATACGGCCCTGCAACTATCGAAAAATGGAAGGCAAAGGCCGATGTAAACCCCGAGTTTAGGTTTTGCCCTAAATTTTCGCAAAGCATTAGCCACATACGCCGCCTAAAAAACGCGGAAGACATAACCACTACTTATTATGAAGGTATTATGGCCTTTGGCGATAAACTGGGACCTTTATTTTTGCAGCTGAGCGATAACTTTACGCCCAAAAGCCTACCCGAACTAACTACCTACCTGGAGCATTTACCTACTGATGTGCCTGTATTTGTAGAGTTAAGGCATAAAGATTGGTTTGCCGTTCCACAAAATAAAGAGGCCGTTTTTAGCCTGTTTAAGCGACTAAATATTGGCGCGGTAATAACAGACGCGTCGGGCCGGAGAGATTGTTTACACATGATGCTACCCACCCCGCACGCCTTTATACGCTTCGTTGGCAACAGCCTGCACCCAACAGATTATGCCCGTTGTGATGAATGGGTTGACCGTATTGTACAATGGAAAGACCTGGGTCTGCAATCGGTTTGGTTTTTTATGCACCAGCACGATGAACGGTACTCGCCCGAATTGTGTGATTATGTAATAGATAAACTAAACCAAAAATTAGGCACCAGCATACCAAGGCCTCAGTTTATTAGCGAGCAAAAAGGATTGTTTGGTTGA
- a CDS encoding PspC family transcriptional regulator, producing the protein MLQQIITFFERYSFGVCTYLGERFNVSISKIRLFFIYSSFLAVGFPLVFYFFAGIVLDFRNYIKRSRTRAVDM; encoded by the coding sequence ATGCTACAACAGATCATCACCTTTTTTGAGCGGTACTCCTTTGGGGTATGTACCTATCTTGGCGAGCGTTTTAACGTGTCTATCTCCAAGATCAGGTTATTTTTTATCTATTCATCATTCCTGGCAGTGGGTTTCCCGCTGGTGTTTTACTTCTTTGCCGGTATCGTGCTTGATTTTAGGAACTACATTAAACGCAGCCGTACCAGGGCAGTAGATATGTAG